A window of the Brassica oleracea var. oleracea cultivar TO1000 chromosome C1, BOL, whole genome shotgun sequence genome harbors these coding sequences:
- the LOC106322545 gene encoding AMSH-like ubiquitin thioesterase 3, with the protein MKIDLNKVARKIEVDNRIPLRNYYRIADNLLRQASIYREEKNVVDLYIMLLRYSSLISETVPFHQDYQASLPQARLGSRKRLRSVINELETLKPEFDRRVDELNREDDELHRVGSDFPVVSYSSDAVEWPPVHRDPYSRPDINKTTSQPSSTYNNSLTSSSNRTPIDQQFQKLSFDFLPANQATLSRHSFLGPNGLKSQWVVPKSEIKVQYPSNTDWVSAENSGVIDAGPGISSTSLNSDSQTLNSVLSLDDGRWQRHSEAVTSQFVSDATEDPFQFVGMKQPTPPPVLAQVHQEFAQICPSKVADPRPGPALPSLEEKEGSNAYQHLHVPVRIMEDFLRLARSNTERNLETCGVLAGSLKNRVFHITTLIIPKQESTSDSCQTLNEEEIFEVQDRLSLFPLGWIHTHPTQTCFMSSVDLHTHYSYQIMLPEAVAIVMAPTDETTPHGIFHLSDPSGVSVIRNCQQRGFHPHEESEDGNPIYEHCSHVFLNAKLKYEVLDLR; encoded by the exons ATGAAGATTGATCTGAACAAGGTGGCTCGTAAGATCGAGGTGGATAACCGTATTCCTCTCCGTAACTACTACCGCATCGCCGATAATCTTCTCCGTCAG GCCAGCATATATCGCGAAGAGAAGAATGTTGTTGATTTGTATATCATGCTTCTTAGATATTCAAG TTTGATTTCTGAAACCGTTCCTTTCCATCAAGATTACCAGGCATCGCTTCCACAAGCAAGACTTGGGAGTAGGAAG AGGTTGCGGTCTGTAATCAATGAGCTCGAGACTCTGAAACCGGAATTTGACCGGCGAGTGGATGAGCTGAACCGAGAAGACGATGAATTGCATCGGGTTGGAAGTGATTTCCCTGTCGTATCATATAGTTCAGATGCTGTTGAATGGCCTCCTGTCCACAGAGATCCATACTCTAGACCTGATATTAACAAG ACAACATCTCAACCATCCTCGACGTATAACAATAGTCTGACTTCATCTTCAAATCGTACACCGATTGATCAGCAATTCCAGAAGTT ATCTTTTGATTTTCTGCCTGCAAACCAAGCAACCTTATCTAGACATTCATTTCTAGGTCCAAATGGTCTTAAAAGTCAATGGGTTGTACCCAAGTCGGAGATAAAG GTTCAGTATCCGAGTAATACCGATTGGGTTTCTGCTGAAAATTCAGG TGTGATTGACGCTGGACCTGGCATTTCCTCAACATCACTAAATAGTGATTCCCAAACGTTGAACTCTGTGCTCTCCTTAGATGATGGTCGATGGCAGCGACATTCTGAGGCGGTTACTTCCCAGTTTGTCAGTGACGCAACTGAAGACCCCTTTCAGTTTGTGGGTATGAAGCAACCTACCCCACCTCCTGTGCTTGCCCAAGTGCATCAAGAGTTTGCCCAAATCTGCCCATCTAAAGTAGCTGATCCTAGACCAGGACCTGCACTTCCTTCATTAGAAGAAAAAGAAGGCAGCAATGCTTATCAGCATTTGCATGTG CCTGTGCGGATAATGGAAGATTTCTTAAGGCTAGCTCGGTCAAACACAGAAAGGAATCTAGAAACTTGTGGAGTGCTTGCTGGCTCTCTG AAAAACAGGGTTTTTCATATCACTACTCTCATAATCCCAAAGCAGGAGTCAACCTCAGATTCT TGTCAAACACTAAACGAAGAGGAAATATTCGAAGTTCAGGACAGACTCTCTTTATTTCCCTTGGGTTGGATTCAT ACACACCCTACACAAACTTGCTTCATGTCATCAGTTGATCTTCATACACACTACTCGTATCAG ATAATGCTACCGGAAGCAGTAGCAATCGTGATGGCTCCGACAGACGAAACAACACCTCACGGGATATTCCATCTCTCGGACCCATCAGGTGTATCCGTGATCCGAAACTGCCAGCAGCGAGGCTTCCACCCGCACGAAGAATCAGAAGACGGTAACCCAATCTATGAGCATTGCTCACACGTCTTCCTCAACGCCAAACTCAAATACGAAGTCCTCGACCTCCGCTAA
- the LOC106308994 gene encoding importin subunit alpha-2-like → MSLRPNARTEVRRNRYKVAVDAEEGRRRREDNMVEIRKTKREESLLKKRREGLQATQLPQVTSAASSVEKKLESLPSMVGGVWSDDRSLQLEATTQFRKLLSIERSPPIEEVIGAGVVPRFVDFLMREDYPQLQFEAAWALTNIASGTSEHTKVVIQHDAVPIFVQLLASQSDDVREQAVWALGNVAGDSPQCRDLVLSKGALLPLLSQLNEHAKLSMLRNATWTLSNFCRGKPQPPFDQVRPALPALERLIHSTDEEVLTDACWALSYLSDGTNDKIQSVIEAGVVPRLVELLQHPSPSVLIPALRSIGNIVTGDDAQTQCVISHGALLCLLSLLTQNHKKSIKKEACWTISNITAGNRDQIQAVCEAGLIAPLVNLLQNAEFDIKKEAAWAVSNATSGGSADQIKYMVDQEVVKPLCDLLVCPDPRIITVCLEGLENILKVGEAEKVTGNTGDANYYAQLIDDAEGLEKIENLQSHDNSEIYEKAVKILETYWLEEEDETLPPGDESAQGFQFGGSDAAAPPGGFNFK, encoded by the exons ATGTCTCTGAGACCCAACGCCAGGACCGAGGTTCGCCGTAACCGCTACAAAGTGGCGGTGGACGCAGAGGAAGGACGCAGGAGGAGAGAAGACAACATGGTGGAGATCCGCAAGACCAAGCGTGAAGAGAGCTTGCTGAAGAAGCGTCGCGAGGGTCTTCAAGCCACGCAGCTGCCTCAAGTCACTTCTGCTGCTTCGTCCGTCGAGAAAAAG TTGGAGAGCTTGCCTTCTATGGTCGGTGGAGTTTGGTCAGATGATAGGAGCTTGCAGCTTGAAGCGACTACTCAGTTCCGTAAATTGCTTTCCATAG AGCGTAGTCCTCCGATAGAAGAGGTGATTGGTGCTGGTGTTGTGCCAAGGTTTGTGGACTTTCTCATGAGGGAGGATTATCCACAGCTTCAG TTTGAAGCTGCTTGGGCACTGACGAACATTGCTTCTGGGACTTCTGAGCATACGAAGGTTGTCATTCAACATGATGCTGTTCCCATTTTTGTTCAGCTCTTGGCTTCCCAGAGTGATGATGTCCGTGAGCAG GCTGTTTGGGCATTAGGGAACGTTGCTGGTGATTCTCCACAGTGCAGAGATCTTGTACTGAGTAAGGGAGCTTTGTTACCGCTGCTCTCTCAGTTGAATGAGCATGCTAAACTCTCCATGCTCAGAAATGCTACTTGGACCCTCTCTAATTTCTGCAGGGGCAAGCCACAGCCTCCTTTTGACCAG GTCCGTCCAGCACTTCCAGCCCTTGAGCGCCTGATTCATTCGACTGATGAGGAAGTGTTAACGGATGCCTGTTGGGCTCTCTCCTATCTTTCTGATGGCACCAACGACAAAATCCAATCTGTCATCGAGGCAGGTGTTGTTCCTCGACTTGTCGAGCTTCTCCA GCATCCGTCACCGTCTGTGCTTATACCCGCTCTTCGGAGTATTGGTAACATCGTCACTGGAGATGATGCGCAGACGCAG TGTGTAATTAGTCATGGTGCACTCCTTTGTCTTCTGAGCCTTCTGACTCAGAACCATAAGAAGAGCATTAAAAAGGAAGCATGCTGGACAATCTCAAACATCACTGCTGGAAACAGGGACCAGATTCAG GCTGTATGTGAAGCTGGTTTGATTGCTCCTCTCGTCAATCTGCTTCAAAATGCTGAGTTCGATATAAAGAAAGAAGCTGCATGGGCAGTCTCAAATGCCACTTCGGGCGGTTCTGCTGACCAGATCAA GTACATGGTGGATCAGGAAGTCGTGAAACCACTGTGCGATCTTTTGGTATGCCCGGATCCAAGGATTATCACCGTGTGTCTAGAAGGACTAGAGAACATTCTGAAAGTCGGGGAAGCTGAGAAGGTGACGGGAAACACAGGGGATGCAAACTATTATGCACAGCTAATCGATGATGCTGAGGGACTAGAAAAGATTGAGAATCTGCAGAGTCATGACAACAGCGAGATTTATGAGAAGGCAGTGAAGATTCTTGAAACATACTGGTTGGAGGAGGAAGACGAGACTTTACCACCTGGTGATGAATCTGCTCAGGGATTCCAGTTTGGGGGTAGCGATGCAGCCGCACCTCCAGGTGGATTCAACTTCAAGTGA
- the LOC106309003 gene encoding GATA transcription factor 17-like, translating to MSMTEETKTTTKLETAGDSSDVESGNCSSSGSGGDTKKTCVDCGTNKTPLWRGGPAGPKSLCNACGIKSRKKRQAALGIRQEDNNNKIKNKTNNSLPLDHQTIKNRKGESGNVKNKIKTTESENFISRVNKKSLERASRFLDLGFKVPAMKRSVVEKKRLWRKLGEEERAAVLLMTLSCG from the exons ATGTCAATGACGGAAGAAACAAAGACGACGACGAAGCTCGAAACGGCGGGAGATTCCTCCGATGTGGAAAGTGGAAACTGTAGCAGTAGCGGAAGTGGAGGCGACACGAAGAAGACATGCGTTGATTGCGGGACAAACAAGACTCCACTTTGGCGTGGTGGCCCTGCTGGTCCTAAA TCATTGTGCAATGCGTGTGGGATCAAGAGCAGGAAGAAGAGGCAAGCAGCTCTTGGAATCAGACAAGAGGATAATAATAATAAGATCAAGAACAAAACCAACAACAGTCTTCCTCTCGACCACCAGACGATCAAGAATAGAAAAGGCGAGTCAGGAAATGTCAAGAACAAGATCAAGACAACAGAGAGTGAGAATTTCATCAGTAGAGTTAACAAGAAGAGTTTGGAAAGGGCAAGTCGATTTTTGGATTTAGGGTTCAAAGTACCGGCGATGAAGAGATCGGTGGTGGAGAAGAAGAGGCTATGGAGGAAACTCGGTGAAGAGGAACGAGCTGCAGTACTTCTCATGACTCTTTCTTGTGGTTGA